A window from Enterocloster bolteae encodes these proteins:
- a CDS encoding diacylglycerol/lipid kinase family protein: MKKMLFVFNPRSGKEQIKGQLMEILDIFTKAGYELRVHVTQKQKDAMEVVARLGKKVDVVVCSGGDGTLNETISGMMKLKKMPLLGYIPAGSTNDFATSLGIPKRMPLAAWDIVEGTPFAIDTGTFCEDMNFMYIAAFGAFTEVSYLTSQDRKNLLGHQAYMLEGVKSLAGLKPYHMKVEWDGQVLEEDFAFGMVTNTISVGGFKGLVNQSVALNDGLFEVLLIRMPRTPVDLSNIISYMFLREEPNEYVYKFKTSSIRLTSEQEVDWVLDGEYGGSRTEVTIGNIRENVQILLRNHPEEGSGRKQIE; this comes from the coding sequence ATGAAAAAAATGTTGTTTGTATTCAATCCCCGTTCCGGTAAGGAACAGATCAAGGGACAGCTGATGGAAATACTGGATATTTTCACCAAGGCCGGATATGAGCTTCGTGTCCACGTTACCCAAAAGCAGAAGGATGCCATGGAAGTGGTGGCCCGGCTGGGTAAAAAGGTGGATGTGGTGGTGTGCAGCGGCGGAGACGGCACACTCAATGAAACCATATCCGGAATGATGAAGCTTAAGAAAATGCCGCTTCTGGGCTATATTCCTGCCGGATCCACCAATGACTTTGCCACCAGCCTGGGAATACCAAAACGCATGCCCCTGGCTGCCTGGGATATTGTGGAGGGAACTCCCTTTGCCATTGACACCGGAACCTTTTGCGAGGACATGAATTTTATGTATATAGCAGCTTTTGGGGCTTTTACAGAGGTGTCCTATCTGACATCCCAGGACAGGAAGAATCTTTTGGGACACCAGGCCTATATGCTGGAAGGCGTAAAGAGCCTGGCAGGACTGAAGCCCTATCATATGAAGGTGGAGTGGGACGGACAGGTGCTGGAGGAAGATTTTGCCTTTGGCATGGTGACCAATACCATCAGTGTAGGCGGGTTTAAGGGGCTGGTGAACCAGTCTGTGGCCCTCAATGACGGTCTCTTTGAGGTGCTGCTCATACGGATGCCCAGGACACCGGTGGATTTGAGCAATATCATATCCTACATGTTTCTCAGGGAAGAACCCAACGAGTATGTGTATAAGTTCAAGACATCCTCCATACGCCTTACTTCGGAACAGGAGGTGGACTGGGTGCTGGACGGCGAGTATGGCGGATCCAGGACCGAGGTCACCATTGGAAATATCAGGGAGAACGTGCAGATTCTGTTGAGAAATCATCCGGAAGAGGGATCAGGGCGGAAACAGATAGAATAA
- the mutY gene encoding A/G-specific adenine glycosylase, whose translation MDMYDTGHLYDRLQVLEREEMPLGRRERLSAVERPLLAWYSSRARSLPWRDDPKPYRVWISEIMLQQTRVEAVKPYFERFMEAFPTVSHLAQAEDDHLMKMWEGLGYYNRARNLKAAAQMIMSEYGGCLPASFDELIRLPGIGSYTAGAIASIAYGIPLPAVDGNVLRVISRLLGDREDIKKASVKTGIEAELKAVMPQDEASHYNQGLIEIGALVCIPGGEPRCSQCPLASICLTRKNGWWKEIPYKSPAKARKIEERTVFIIEYQDKVAIRKRPPKGLLASLYELPNIEGKTSGETVPQVLGLDREQVASVELLPEAKHVFSHVEWHMTGYRVVLSQEEEPLSCFMVSREELEHTYALPNAFNAYTKLIG comes from the coding sequence ATGGATATGTATGATACAGGACATTTGTATGACCGCCTCCAGGTACTGGAGAGGGAGGAAATGCCTCTTGGACGCAGGGAACGTCTCAGTGCTGTGGAACGCCCCCTGCTGGCCTGGTATTCATCCAGGGCCCGCTCCCTTCCATGGAGGGATGATCCGAAGCCATACCGGGTATGGATATCGGAAATCATGCTCCAGCAGACCAGGGTAGAGGCGGTCAAGCCCTATTTTGAGCGCTTCATGGAAGCGTTTCCCACTGTGTCCCATCTGGCACAGGCAGAAGACGATCATCTCATGAAGATGTGGGAAGGCCTGGGATATTATAACCGGGCCAGAAATTTAAAGGCAGCGGCCCAGATGATTATGTCAGAATACGGCGGCTGCCTTCCTGCATCCTTTGATGAACTGATACGGCTGCCGGGAATCGGAAGCTATACAGCAGGGGCCATTGCATCCATTGCCTACGGCATTCCGCTGCCGGCCGTGGACGGCAATGTGCTCCGCGTCATTTCCAGGCTCCTGGGGGACCGGGAGGATATAAAGAAAGCCTCGGTGAAGACTGGCATCGAGGCAGAGCTTAAAGCCGTGATGCCGCAGGATGAGGCCAGCCATTACAACCAGGGTCTCATAGAAATCGGGGCCCTGGTGTGCATACCCGGCGGCGAACCCAGATGCAGCCAGTGTCCTCTGGCCTCCATCTGCCTTACAAGAAAGAACGGCTGGTGGAAGGAGATTCCGTACAAATCTCCGGCCAAGGCGAGGAAGATCGAGGAGCGGACCGTTTTTATCATAGAATATCAGGATAAGGTGGCCATACGCAAGCGCCCTCCCAAGGGACTGCTGGCCTCCCTTTACGAGCTTCCCAACATTGAGGGAAAGACTTCCGGGGAGACGGTGCCGCAGGTGCTGGGACTTGACAGGGAGCAGGTGGCGTCGGTGGAGCTGCTGCCGGAGGCAAAGCATGTGTTTTCACATGTGGAGTGGCATATGACCGGGTACAGGGTGGTTCTCTCACAGGAGGAGGAGCCCTTATCCTGTTTCATGGTATCCAGGGAGGAACTGGAGCACACATACGCTTTGCCCAATGCATTTAACGCATATACAAAGCTCATTGGATAA